The Thermotoga sp. SG1 region GAAATCTTCCGGGTCTTCGTAAAACTCCTTCCAGTACTCCATGGAGATGAGTTCCATCGACATCGAGGCGAGTTCAGCAACTTCCATTCTGTGAGGTCTGTAGAAGGCTGGAAGGTTCAGCGTTTCGAACGAGTGCATCGAATGTCCCAGCTCATGGAAAATCGTTCTCACATCCCCTGGCTGTCCGACAGCGTTCATGAAGATGAAAGGAGCCCCCGTCTTTGGAAGTGTATGGTTGTAGCCCCCTGGAGCCTTCCCTCTTCTGTTTTCAAGGTCAAGGAGTCTCTTCTCTTTCATGAGACGAAATCTTTCTGCAAAGAGGGGGTTCAATCTTTTCAGGGCCCGCTGTGTTTTCTCTACGAACTCGTCTGTTGAAGAAAATGGTTTCAACACCTTACCATCCACATCCACTGCCGTGTCCCACGGTCTTACGCTCTCAACACCGAGTTTTTTCCGTCTGAGTTTTGTTCTTTCCATCAGGTACGGAACCACCTCTTTTTCCACAGCAGCGTGAAACTCAAACAGGTCTTCTGGTGTGTACTCGAATCTTCCCTTCAACCTGTGCATGTAGTCTCTGTAGTTGGAAAAGCCAGCGTTCAGAGCCTGCTGGTGCCTTATACCTTTGAGTTCGTCGAAGAGTTCGTTGAGTTTTTCTCTCACACTCCATATTCCTTCGTACCTTTTCCTCCAGGCAAGCTCCCTTGTGGATCTGTCGGGGTCTTTCAGATAGGTGGAGAGTTGCTGGAGGGTTTTCTTTTCCCCTTTGAACTCCACCTCGATGCTTCCAACGAGCGTTCCATAGTTTTTGGCCAGTATACTTTCTTTCACCTGAAGAGGAACGTTCCCTTCCCTGAAAAGTTCCACGTCGTTTTTGAGAATCCTTATCATGTGTTCGTATCCAAGAGGCGCAAAACGTTCGTTTTCAACGATCTTTTCTTTGATCTTCTGTTCGTAAGGTTTGAGTTTTGCAACGACCTCTTTCATGAACTCTTCGTAGGATTTTGCGTACTCTTTGTTGTCTGCGTTCACGGTCATTTTGATGTAGAGCCAAGCGTGTTCTTCCTCCACTTGATCGAAGAAATCCGTTACCCTGTTAATAAAACTTCTGAAGTCTTCAGAAGAAGAGATGGAAAAATTCAGAAGTTCGTTCACCAGAGGTTCAACATCTTTCCACTGCATCCACTGCATCCCTCCTTCGCAGGTGTTCTACTAGTATTCTCACTCGAATTCCTTCAATGTGCTTTGTTTTAATTCAGATGTTACTTGGTTCGGAAAGGTAATTAG contains the following coding sequences:
- a CDS encoding M3 family oligoendopeptidase, which encodes MQWKDVEPLVNELLNFSISSSEDFRSFINRVTDFFDQVEEEHAWLYIKMTVNADNKEYAKSYEEFMKEVVAKLKPYEQKIKEKIVENERFAPLGYEHMIRILKNDVELFREGNVPLQVKESILAKNYGTLVGSIEVEFKGEKKTLQQLSTYLKDPDRSTRELAWRKRYEGIWSVREKLNELFDELKGIRHQQALNAGFSNYRDYMHRLKGRFEYTPEDLFEFHAAVEKEVVPYLMERTKLRRKKLGVESVRPWDTAVDVDGKVLKPFSSTDEFVEKTQRALKRLNPLFAERFRLMKEKRLLDLENRRGKAPGGYNHTLPKTGAPFIFMNAVGQPGDVRTIFHELGHSMHSFETLNLPAFYRPHRMEVAELASMSMELISMEYWKEFYEDPEDFKKAKIEELEGTLYFLPWCMIVDAFQHWIYTNPDHTPDERDEYFAHLMDRFNPGVDWSNLDEEKKTRWLFQLHIFEVPFYYIEYGIAQIGALAIYRNYLKDPEKTLKDYQRFLSVGCSASVDEVYRAAGIELSFSREYIREIVNFVAEQIEAIER